A stretch of Mustela nigripes isolate SB6536 chromosome 6, MUSNIG.SB6536, whole genome shotgun sequence DNA encodes these proteins:
- the SMCO3 gene encoding single-pass membrane and coiled-coil domain-containing protein 3, with the protein MSQSDFLYPENPRRRQEVNRLHQQLLDCLSDSFHATNKLIDVLNMHLGCNLASIEMKRDGTIKENCDIIIQAIMKIQTYLQKVDEALKDKLEPTLYRKLQDIKERETDKIAIVQKVISVILGEATSAASAVAVKLVGSNVTTGIINKLVTVLAQIGASLLGSIGVAVLGLGIDMIFRAILGAVEKMQLEAAIKSYEKHLVEFKSASEKYHHAITEVTNTVKHQMK; encoded by the coding sequence ATGTCTCAGAGTGACTTCCTCTACCCAGAGAATCCACGGAGAAGGCAGGAAGTAAACCGTCTTCACCAGCAGCTTCTTGATTGTTTATCAGATAGCTTCCATGCTACTAATAAGCTGATTGACGTCTTAAACATGCACTTGGGGTGCAACTTGGCTTCCATCGAGATGAAAAGAGATGGGACCATCAAAGAAAACTGTGATATCATCATCCAAGCCATTATGAAAATCCAAACTTACCTGCAAAAGGTTGATGAAGCACTAAAAGATAAGCTAGAGCCAACCCTCTACAGAAAACTTCAGGAtattaaagaaagggaaacagacaAAATTGCAATAGTACAAAAGGTCATTTCAGTCATCCTGGGAGAAGCTACTTCCGCAGCCAGTGCAGTAGCTGTTAAACTTGTGGGCTCAAACGTCACAACTGGCATCATTAACAAGCTGGTCACTGTGTTAGCTCAAATTGGTGCTTCTCTCCTTGGTAGTATAGGGGTTGCCGTTCTTGGCCTTGGCATAGATATGATCTTCCGTGCCATCCTGGGAGCAGTGGAGAAAATGCAGCTTGAAGCAGCCATTAAAAGTTATGAGAAGCATCTTGTGGAATTCAAGTCAGCTTCAGAAAAGTATCATCATGCCATTACTGAGGTCACCAACACAGTGAAACACCAAATGAAATGA
- the C6H12orf60 gene encoding uncharacterized protein C12orf60 homolog, which yields MSSESEKDKERLVQAAKTFFFHMQDLVAFTNTLIESFNSTMNAQIHSLAVKEDANVKDVFEQLFTIFKELQCVLEAKYDQMQKEPLSSKIATAICSMVEKSTNVKELQQSAREMFKNVHTPVIVAALNSSNILGTLESSLSLLMTCPIMKLQLSDFYQKDTEDQSGANTSEKNQSPGPSKIGTADILKKLQDVLKAEHFKNTMESVVNQLEQIVRTLAPILEILQKAINIMESKIPVP from the coding sequence ATGTCTTCAGAGTCAGAAAAGGATAAAGAGAGGCTGGTGCAAGCtgccaaaacatttttctttcacatgCAAGATCTTGTTGCCTTCACTAACACACTTATAGAATCGTTTAACAGCACTATGAATGCCCAGATCCACTCCCTGGCTGTGAAGGAAGATGCTAACGTTAAGGATGTCTTTGAACAACTATTCACAATCTTTAAGGAGTTACAGTGTGTCCTGGAGGCAAAGTACGACCAGATGCAAAAGGAACCTTTAAGTTCCAAGATTGCGACAGCGATTTGCTCTATGGTTGAGAAGAgtaccaatgtcaaggagctgcAGCAGTCAGCTAGAGAAATGTTCAAGAATGTTCACACACCAGTCATCGTTGCTGCACTGAATAGCAGTAACATTCTTGGCACTTTGGAATCTTCTCTTTCACTCTTGATGACATGTCCTATCATGAAACTTCAGTTAAGTGACTTCTATCAAAAAGACACTGAAGACCAATCAGGGGCCAACACCTCAGAGAAAAACCAAAGTCCGGGTCCATCCAAAATCGGTACAGCAGACATCTTGAAAAAATTGCAGGATGTGTTAAAAGCTGAACATTTCAAGAATACCATGGAGTCAGTTGTAAATCAGTTGGAGCAAATTGTCAGAACTCTGGCACCAATCTTAGAGATCCTCCAAAAAGCCATAAATATTATGGAATCCAAGATTCCCGTGCCCTAG